A region from the Lycium barbarum isolate Lr01 chromosome 8, ASM1917538v2, whole genome shotgun sequence genome encodes:
- the LOC132607561 gene encoding uncharacterized protein LOC132607561 codes for MPHRTRPMAALLLFTGLNVVLVSTITPVYDFVCFHPYWERRREHRRQEREAALRSSASA; via the exons atgcctcacagaacTCGGCCTATGGCAGCTCTTCTGCTGTTTACTGGACTTAATGTTGTTTTGGTCTCAACAATAACTCCTGTCTATGATTTCGTATGCTTCCATCCATATTGGGAAAGAAGG AGAGAGCATCGGCGTCAGGAACGTGAAGCAGCTTTGAGAAGTTCAGCATCTGCTTAA
- the LOC132607564 gene encoding F-box protein At2g26850-like isoform X2, translating to MLFLLISGFSFILLLSKSFLKPILTMGAFSNLLFLEEILKFLALWFRKGRNAIGFLNLPLMTNHVKSKIENVVEKDDEISLLDLPDLTLECIFERLQPNGLCKMAAVCRSLREKCTSDHLWEKHMKQKWGGLIGSAAYKEWQCHITSRNEDLLLENSRKKRDLLGNFSKIRQLLWNRLKENDDNKKVINSSSMSSNMDFYLSLETGKFWFPAQVFNRENGHVGFMLSCYDAEVSYYCSTNTFRARYPAYGRRIIEEEIEWNRLRAPTVDTPPYVLHVSDCLNDLKPDDHFEIQWRKSKEFPYGWWYGVVGHLESCSGSNLNCHCHASETMLLEFKQYTPGSRWRQTVINRKDHREVGNEADGFYGGIRKLYSDKEISLWKSLWPSSTLE from the exons ATGCTGTTTCTCTTGATTTCTGGTTTTTCTTTCATCCTACTACTTTCTAAGTCATTTCTCAAGCCAATTCTCACGATGGGAGCTTTCTCAAATCTCTTGTTTCTTGAAGAGATTTTAAAGTTTTTAGCTTTGTGGTTCAGAAAAGGCAGAAATGCTATTGGTTTCTTGAATTTGCCACTAATGACAAATCATGTTAAATCAAAAATAGAGAATGTTGTGGAGAAAGATGATGAAATTTCTTTACTGGATTTGCCTGATCTGACATTGGAATGTATTTTTGAGAGGCTTCAACCAAATGGCCTTTGTAAAATGGCTGCAGTTTGTAGGTCTTTGAGAGAAAAATGCACAAGTGATCATTTGTGGGAGAAACATATGAAACAAAAATGGGGTGGATTGATTGGTTCTGCTGCTTATAAAGAATGGCAATGCCACATTACCTCAAGAAATGAAGATCTCCTCttggaaaattcaagaaagaAGAGAGACTTGTTGGGGAATTTTTCAAAGATTAGGCAACTTTTATGGAACAGATTAAAAGAAAATGATGATAACAAGAAGGTTATAAATTCTTCATcaatgagctcaaatatggatttTTACCTCTCCCTTGAAACTGGCAAATTTTGGTTCCCGGCTCAGGTTTTTAACCGCGAG AATGGGCATGTTGGTTTTATGCTATCTTGTTATGATGCTGAAGTTAGCTACTATTGTAGCACAAATACTTTCAGAGCGAG GTATCCAGCATACGGGAGGCGAATAATCGAGGAAGAAATAGAATGGAACAGACTAAGAGCACCAACTGTTGATACTCCTCCTTATGTTCTTCATGTATCGGATTGCTTAAATGATCTGAAACCTGATGATCACTTTGAGATTCAGTGGAGAAAAAGCAAAGAGTTCCCATATG GTTGGTGGTACGGAGTTGTTGGACACTTGGAATCTTGTAGTGGCAGCAACTTGAATTGCCATTGTCATGCCAGTG AGACAATGCTATTGGAGTTCAAACAGTACACCCCCGGCTCAAGGTGGAGGCAAACAGTGATAAACAGAAAGGATCACAGAGAAGTTGGCAATGAAGCAGATGGTTTTTATGGAGGAATCAGAAAACTTTATAGTGACAAAGAGATATCATTGTGGAAGAGCCTCTGGCCTAGCAGCACTTTGGAATAG
- the LOC132607564 gene encoding F-box protein At2g26850-like isoform X1 — translation MLFLLISGFSFILLLSKSFLKPILTMGAFSNLLFLEEILKFLALWFRKGRNAIGFLNLPLMTNHVKSKIENVVEKDDEISLLDLPDLTLECIFERLQPNGLCKMAAVCRSLREKCTSDHLWEKHMKQKWGGLIGSAAYKEWQCHITSRNEDLLLENSRKKRDLLGNFSKIRQLLWNRLKENDDNKKVINSSSMSSNMDFYLSLETGKFWFPAQVFNREVQNGHVGFMLSCYDAEVSYYCSTNTFRARYPAYGRRIIEEEIEWNRLRAPTVDTPPYVLHVSDCLNDLKPDDHFEIQWRKSKEFPYGWWYGVVGHLESCSGSNLNCHCHASETMLLEFKQYTPGSRWRQTVINRKDHREVGNEADGFYGGIRKLYSDKEISLWKSLWPSSTLE, via the exons ATGCTGTTTCTCTTGATTTCTGGTTTTTCTTTCATCCTACTACTTTCTAAGTCATTTCTCAAGCCAATTCTCACGATGGGAGCTTTCTCAAATCTCTTGTTTCTTGAAGAGATTTTAAAGTTTTTAGCTTTGTGGTTCAGAAAAGGCAGAAATGCTATTGGTTTCTTGAATTTGCCACTAATGACAAATCATGTTAAATCAAAAATAGAGAATGTTGTGGAGAAAGATGATGAAATTTCTTTACTGGATTTGCCTGATCTGACATTGGAATGTATTTTTGAGAGGCTTCAACCAAATGGCCTTTGTAAAATGGCTGCAGTTTGTAGGTCTTTGAGAGAAAAATGCACAAGTGATCATTTGTGGGAGAAACATATGAAACAAAAATGGGGTGGATTGATTGGTTCTGCTGCTTATAAAGAATGGCAATGCCACATTACCTCAAGAAATGAAGATCTCCTCttggaaaattcaagaaagaAGAGAGACTTGTTGGGGAATTTTTCAAAGATTAGGCAACTTTTATGGAACAGATTAAAAGAAAATGATGATAACAAGAAGGTTATAAATTCTTCATcaatgagctcaaatatggatttTTACCTCTCCCTTGAAACTGGCAAATTTTGGTTCCCGGCTCAGGTTTTTAACCGCGAG gtGCAGAATGGGCATGTTGGTTTTATGCTATCTTGTTATGATGCTGAAGTTAGCTACTATTGTAGCACAAATACTTTCAGAGCGAG GTATCCAGCATACGGGAGGCGAATAATCGAGGAAGAAATAGAATGGAACAGACTAAGAGCACCAACTGTTGATACTCCTCCTTATGTTCTTCATGTATCGGATTGCTTAAATGATCTGAAACCTGATGATCACTTTGAGATTCAGTGGAGAAAAAGCAAAGAGTTCCCATATG GTTGGTGGTACGGAGTTGTTGGACACTTGGAATCTTGTAGTGGCAGCAACTTGAATTGCCATTGTCATGCCAGTG AGACAATGCTATTGGAGTTCAAACAGTACACCCCCGGCTCAAGGTGGAGGCAAACAGTGATAAACAGAAAGGATCACAGAGAAGTTGGCAATGAAGCAGATGGTTTTTATGGAGGAATCAGAAAACTTTATAGTGACAAAGAGATATCATTGTGGAAGAGCCTCTGGCCTAGCAGCACTTTGGAATAG